A DNA window from Betta splendens chromosome 6, fBetSpl5.4, whole genome shotgun sequence contains the following coding sequences:
- the shisal1b gene encoding protein shisa-like-1a isoform X1 codes for MTNKLKYWYTNMNSIKGHLNVFFSTPSIKLCNKRLLLEDHNKMTIQGCTAHTAQTGARGRFCSAQIHKWPKPNRASLRLSRNPDSKQQPCKRSCQQAKGAHVQLNGTVPLLPPSHLHPPFFPYEDEKMTITSRQSFNVLTVIFLLLSTAALSAHYRVCEPYSDHKGRYHFGFHCPRLSDNKTYMFCCHHNNTAFKYCCNETEFQMVMQINLTTTSDGYAHNNYTALVGVWIYGFFVMVLLALDFLYYSAINYELCRVYLEKWGLGGRWLKKARSQWHKSMTEESETPAQAQPMVPSSSYQPRHSLREESHSPTLQPYNTSTAW; via the exons ATGACTAATAAATTAAAGTACTGGTATACAAATATGAACAGCATTAAAGGGcacttaaatgtttttttctccacACCTAGCATCAAACTTTGCAACAAACGTCTGCTTCTGGAGGACCACAATAAGATGACCATACAGGGGTGCACAGCACATACTGCACAGACGGGAGCCAGGGGCAGGTTTTGTTCTGCTCAGATACATAAGTGGCCCAAACCAAACAGGGCATCTCTCCGTCTTAGCAG GAATCCAGACTCCAAGCAGCAGCCATGTAAGAGGAGCTGTCAACAAGCAAAGGGTGCCCATGTCCAACTGAACGGAaccgtccccctcctccctccctcccacctgCACCCTCCCTTCTTCCCATATGAGGACGAAAAGATGACTATCACCAGCCGGCAGTCCTTCAATGTCCTGAcagtcatcttcctcctgctgtccaCTGCAG CTCTCTCAGCTCATTACCGGGTGTGTGAACCCTACTCCGACCACAAGGGGCGTTACCACTTTGGGTTTCACTGCCCGCGCCTCTCAGACAACAAAACATATATGTTCTGCTGCCATCACAACAACACTGCCTTCAAATACTGCTGCAACGAGACTGAGTTCCAGATGGTCATGCAGATCAATCTCACCACCACCTCAGATGGATATGCACACAA TAATTATACAGCCCTGGTTGGTGTGTGGATCTATGGATTCTTCGTCATGGTACTGCTGGCTCTGGACTTTCTCTACTACTCAGCCATAAACTATGAGTTGTGTAGAGTTTACCTGGAGAAATGGGGTCTGGGAGGACGCTGGCTGAAGAAGGCACGAAGTCAGTGGCATAAGTCCATGACAGAGGAGAGCGAAACTCCGGCTCAAGCCCAGCCCATGGTTCCGAGCTCCAGTTATCAGCCCCGACACAGCCTCCGAGAAGAGAGTCACAGCCCCACGCTCCAGCCCTACAACACATCCACTGCATGGTGA
- the shisal1b gene encoding protein shisa-like-1a isoform X3, with protein MTITSRQSFNVLTVIFLLLSTAALSAHYRVCEPYSDHKGRYHFGFHCPRLSDNKTYMFCCHHNNTAFKYCCNETEFQMVMQINLTTTSDGYAHNNYTALVGVWIYGFFVMVLLALDFLYYSAINYELCRVYLEKWGLGGRWLKKARSQWHKSMTEESETPAQAQPMVPSSSYQPRHSLREESHSPTLQPYNTSTAW; from the exons ATGACTATCACCAGCCGGCAGTCCTTCAATGTCCTGAcagtcatcttcctcctgctgtccaCTGCAG CTCTCTCAGCTCATTACCGGGTGTGTGAACCCTACTCCGACCACAAGGGGCGTTACCACTTTGGGTTTCACTGCCCGCGCCTCTCAGACAACAAAACATATATGTTCTGCTGCCATCACAACAACACTGCCTTCAAATACTGCTGCAACGAGACTGAGTTCCAGATGGTCATGCAGATCAATCTCACCACCACCTCAGATGGATATGCACACAA TAATTATACAGCCCTGGTTGGTGTGTGGATCTATGGATTCTTCGTCATGGTACTGCTGGCTCTGGACTTTCTCTACTACTCAGCCATAAACTATGAGTTGTGTAGAGTTTACCTGGAGAAATGGGGTCTGGGAGGACGCTGGCTGAAGAAGGCACGAAGTCAGTGGCATAAGTCCATGACAGAGGAGAGCGAAACTCCGGCTCAAGCCCAGCCCATGGTTCCGAGCTCCAGTTATCAGCCCCGACACAGCCTCCGAGAAGAGAGTCACAGCCCCACGCTCCAGCCCTACAACACATCCACTGCATGGTGA
- the shisal1b gene encoding protein shisa-like-1a isoform X2 yields the protein MTNKLKYWYTNMNSIKGHLNVFFSTPSIKLCNKRLLLEDHNKMTIQGCTAHTAQTGARGRFCSAQIHKWPKPNRASLRLSRNPDSKQQPCKRSCQQAKGAHVQLNGTVPLLPPSHLHPPFFPYEDEKMTITSRQSFNVLTVIFLLLSTAALSAHYRVCEPYSDHKGRYHFGFHCPRLSDNKTYMFCCHHNNTAFKYCCNETEFQMVMQINLTTTSDGYAHNNYTALVGVWIYGFFVMVLLALDFLYYSAINYELCRVYLEKWGLGGRWLKKARSQWHKSMTEESETPAQAQPMVPSSSYQPRHSLREESHSPTLQPYNTSTA from the exons ATGACTAATAAATTAAAGTACTGGTATACAAATATGAACAGCATTAAAGGGcacttaaatgtttttttctccacACCTAGCATCAAACTTTGCAACAAACGTCTGCTTCTGGAGGACCACAATAAGATGACCATACAGGGGTGCACAGCACATACTGCACAGACGGGAGCCAGGGGCAGGTTTTGTTCTGCTCAGATACATAAGTGGCCCAAACCAAACAGGGCATCTCTCCGTCTTAGCAG GAATCCAGACTCCAAGCAGCAGCCATGTAAGAGGAGCTGTCAACAAGCAAAGGGTGCCCATGTCCAACTGAACGGAaccgtccccctcctccctccctcccacctgCACCCTCCCTTCTTCCCATATGAGGACGAAAAGATGACTATCACCAGCCGGCAGTCCTTCAATGTCCTGAcagtcatcttcctcctgctgtccaCTGCAG CTCTCTCAGCTCATTACCGGGTGTGTGAACCCTACTCCGACCACAAGGGGCGTTACCACTTTGGGTTTCACTGCCCGCGCCTCTCAGACAACAAAACATATATGTTCTGCTGCCATCACAACAACACTGCCTTCAAATACTGCTGCAACGAGACTGAGTTCCAGATGGTCATGCAGATCAATCTCACCACCACCTCAGATGGATATGCACACAA TAATTATACAGCCCTGGTTGGTGTGTGGATCTATGGATTCTTCGTCATGGTACTGCTGGCTCTGGACTTTCTCTACTACTCAGCCATAAACTATGAGTTGTGTAGAGTTTACCTGGAGAAATGGGGTCTGGGAGGACGCTGGCTGAAGAAGGCACGAAGTCAGTGGCATAAGTCCATGACAGAGGAGAGCGAAACTCCGGCTCAAGCCCAGCCCATGGTTCCGAGCTCCAGTTATCAGCCCCGACACAGCCTCCGAGAAGAGAGTCACAGCCCCACGCTCCAGCCCTACAACACATCCACTGCATG A